A genomic stretch from Scheffersomyces stipitis CBS 6054 chromosome 6, complete sequence includes:
- a CDS encoding proteasome component YC1 (go_component proteasome core complex (sensu Eukaryota)~go_function endopeptidase activity~go_process ubiquitin-dependent protein catabolism), protein GTGYDLSNSVFSPDGRNFQVEYAMKAVENGGTSIGIKCKDGIVLAVEKIINSKLLVPGKNKRIQTIDRHIGVVYSGLLPDGRHFVNRGRDEAQSFKSIYKTPVSVPHLMDRLGIYVQNYTCYNSVRPFGVVSIVGGVDENGPHLYMIEPSGSCWGYSGAATGKGRQTAKSELEKLNYDELTAREAVKSAAKIIHLAHEDNKDKDYELEISWISIEETKGRHEFVPDDLFEEAKKYAEEDDEEDEDEEMES, encoded by the coding sequence ATGGAAGAAACTTCCAGGTCGAATACGCCATGAAGGCAGTGGAAAACGGCGGAACATCTATCGGAATCAAATGCAAAGACGGAATAGTGTTGGCAGTAGAAAAGATCATAAACTCGAAGTTGTTGGTCCCTGGCAAGAATAAAAGAATCCAGACCATTGACAGACACATTGGTGTAGTGTACTCGGGGCTTTTACCCGACGGCCGTCATTTTGTGAATAGAGGCAGAGACGAAGCTCAGTCGTTCAAGTCCATATATAAGACTCCAGTTTCGGTGCCTCACCTCATGGACAGATTGGGCATCTACGTGCAAAACTACACTTGCTACAACTCCGTTAGACCGTTTGGTGTTGTTTCTATTGTAGGAGGAGTAGATGAAAACGGACCCCATTTGTACATGATTGAGCCCAGTGGCTCATGCTGGGGCTACTCTGGCGCTGCAACTGGTAAAGGTAGACAGACAGCCAAGTctgagttggaaaagttgaactACGATGAGTTGACTGCGAGGGAAGCCGTCAAGTCTGCTGCCAAGATTATCCATCTCGCTCACGAAGACAACAAGGACAAGGACTACGAGTTGGAAATCTCCTGGATttctattgaagaaactaaGGGAAGGCATGAATTCGTTCCTGATGACTTGTTCGAAGAAGCTAAGAAGTATGCTGAAGAGGACGATGAAGAGGACGAGGACGAGGAGATGGAATCGTAG